In one Candidatus Woesearchaeota archaeon genomic region, the following are encoded:
- a CDS encoding cation:proton antiporter: protein MEVVTIVLVCLTASYVLSEALRSIKLPRVLGPVLVGFILGLPALEGVFLGAGSGREVLEAFSQLGLIFLMFYSGLNLNLGSLRDERKNALSIISLSFGLPFLIGFLVLWLVFGFPFLLSVLVGALLSISAEAVSVDVLRELDVLEGRIGQLVLAVGTMDDVVEVTVLSVVVALVAGAVESFTIAFLHLIILVGIVYVSRYLVVPLVLRLVGSRSRKSELLVASLIMVLFMSVAADVVFKNLAGGLRGVGMVVGALIAGVVVRYTLIEDEEEEEREEITDLIEVVTFGFFSPFFFIKVGMETDISLFFSSPGLGLALFFIVMLFQPLGAAVGNVLAGHGFWEGLSIGFGLSTKGGVELIAASLLLSAGVISEEFFTAIIMMAFFATLISPVLFKSLSARVIGGSVEGAPEE, encoded by the coding sequence ATGGAAGTCGTCACGATTGTTCTTGTTTGCTTGACCGCATCGTACGTGCTTTCTGAGGCGCTTCGCTCGATCAAGCTGCCGAGGGTGCTCGGGCCCGTTTTGGTGGGGTTCATTCTCGGGTTGCCCGCTTTGGAAGGCGTTTTTTTAGGGGCTGGAAGCGGGCGGGAGGTGTTGGAGGCGTTTTCTCAGCTCGGCTTGATTTTCCTCATGTTTTACTCGGGGCTTAATCTCAACCTCGGCTCGCTGCGGGATGAGAGGAAGAACGCGTTGAGCATTATTTCGCTGAGTTTTGGCCTTCCTTTCTTGATTGGGTTCTTGGTGCTCTGGCTAGTGTTTGGCTTCCCGTTCTTGCTTTCTGTTCTCGTCGGGGCGCTCTTGTCCATCTCCGCGGAGGCGGTGTCGGTTGATGTGCTTCGAGAGCTTGATGTCCTGGAGGGGCGTATTGGCCAGCTCGTCTTGGCAGTGGGAACGATGGATGACGTGGTGGAGGTTACCGTGCTTAGTGTCGTTGTGGCTCTCGTTGCAGGAGCGGTTGAGTCATTCACCATAGCGTTTTTGCATCTCATCATTCTGGTGGGGATCGTTTACGTAAGCAGGTATTTGGTGGTGCCTCTTGTTCTTCGCTTGGTGGGAAGCCGGTCGCGCAAGAGCGAGCTCTTAGTGGCTTCCTTGATTATGGTGCTCTTCATGAGCGTCGCGGCCGACGTGGTGTTCAAGAACCTCGCAGGCGGCCTTCGCGGCGTTGGCATGGTTGTTGGTGCGTTGATTGCCGGAGTCGTGGTTCGTTACACGCTCATTGAGGATGAGGAGGAGGAAGAGCGAGAGGAGATTACGGACTTGATTGAGGTGGTCACGTTCGGCTTCTTTTCACCTTTTTTCTTCATTAAGGTTGGGATGGAGACGGACATTTCGCTTTTCTTTTCTAGCCCCGGCTTAGGATTGGCGCTTTTCTTCATTGTGATGTTGTTCCAGCCCCTCGGCGCCGCTGTTGGCAACGTCCTGGCAGGGCATGGATTTTGGGAGGGGCTTAGTATTGGCTTTGGCCTTTCAACGAAGGGAGGGGTTGAATTGATTGCCGCCTCGCTCTTGCTCAGCGCGGGGGTTATTTCCGAGGAGTTCTTCACTGCCATCATCATGATGGCGTTCTTTGCTACACTCATCAGTCCTGTCTTGTTCAA